The Apium graveolens cultivar Ventura chromosome 6, ASM990537v1, whole genome shotgun sequence genome contains a region encoding:
- the LOC141668716 gene encoding uncharacterized protein LOC141668716, with the protein MQNSKAEPDARLFLSGDSIQYGIGILQSIQNESKNLKKSLKEVKEKAREQERLEREKETEERRKQREKEVESRRRRSVLGDRDRDHNRDRDRERDWYRDQDHERSRERNGRGSRERGRRLDSKYNSSRNVREGSRDRYRERNRNKSRSPSMHSRRRSP; encoded by the exons ATGCAAAATTCTAAAGCTGAACCTGATGCAAGGCTCTTTTTGTCAGGTGATAG CATTCAGTATGGAATTGGAATTCTTCAGTCCATTCAGAATGAATCCAAGAACTTGAAGAAGTCACTTAAG GAAGTTAAGGAGAAAGCAAGAGAACAGGAAAGGTTAGAAAGGGAGAAGGAAACAGAAGAAAGAAGAAAACAGAGGGAAAAGGAAGTCGAGAGTAGACGTAGAAGAAGTGTTTTAGGTGACAGAGACAGGGATCATAATCGTGACAGAGACAGAGAGCGGGATTGGTATCGAGACCAAGATCATGAAAGGTCTCGTGAGAGAAATGGTAGGGGAAGCCGTGAAAGGGGGAGAAGATTGGATTCAAAGTACAACAGTAGTAGAAATGTAAGAGAGGGGAGTAGAGATAGATACCGAGAGCGTAATAGGAACAAGTCGCGTTCCCCCAGCATGCATAGTCGCAGAAGGTCACCTTGA